One window of Triticum dicoccoides isolate Atlit2015 ecotype Zavitan chromosome 5A, WEW_v2.0, whole genome shotgun sequence genomic DNA carries:
- the LOC119297803 gene encoding basic blue protein-like, with product MASTGILLLLLATAAIAGPRHAGATEYTVGDSDGWTIGPNYLAWSQKYNFTTGDTLAFNYVPRQHDVYRVTRDAFQTCEPTAGQTVRKWASGRDVVDLAATGDYYFICNITGHCLGGMKFSVAVGAPPPPPPSPPPPPAFTTAMPPPPSSSACGCRLALPDLARISCLAAIGMWISLLS from the exons ATGGCCTCCACCGGAATCCTACTGCTTCTCCTTGCGACGGCGGCCATAGCAGGTCCACGCCACGCCGGCGCGACGGAGTACACCGTCGGCGACTCCGACGGGTGGACTATCGGCCCCAACTACCTGGCCTGGTCGCAGAAGTACAACTTCACCACCGGCGACACGCTCG CGTTCAACTACGTGCCGCGGCAGCACGACGTGTACCGGGTGACGCGGGACGCGTTCCAGACGTGCGAGCCGACGGCGGGGCAGACGGTGCGCAAGTGGGCGTCGGGCCGAGACGTCGTCGACCTCGCCGCGACGGGGGACTACTACTTCATTTGCAACATCACCGGCCACTGCCTCGGCGGCATGAAGTTCTCCGTCGCCGTGggcgcgccgcctcctcctccgccgtcaCCGCCTCCCCCGCCGGCCTTCACGACTGCCATGCCGCCACCTCCAAGCTCCAGCGCGTGCGGATGCCGCCTGGCGTTGCCGGACTTGGCGAGGATTTCCTGCCTCGCTGCGATCGGGATGTGGATCAGCTTGCTGTCATGA